A genomic segment from Octopus sinensis linkage group LG4, ASM634580v1, whole genome shotgun sequence encodes:
- the LOC115210424 gene encoding uncharacterized protein LOC115210424 isoform X2 — protein sequence MNRNKHFQSDYYTLWDAEDKYKRQKKKLATFMKDWQKSTKAYLTFSANEQTIRTLPSSSNLTNQKFNPQVKAINRCKYFDDDENDYFHRDRLLRSAPSNSYHLPRHVSMSHRSGTPRTRFLLTEIDHDADNSEREVFQRIPSNRRQTIPQVASPIDIYERPKLPRNIKHQFGSAVCSELLNNENMVNETMSKIERKEFREKKGGNYYLQGQLNHCYPSAIQTQLRYRDLSNYLRRNIFSGEAIVYTRSTTQCDYSEDNYNVQFVPSKYRRKKYEDY from the exons ATGAATAGAAACAAGCATTTTCAATCAG ATTACTACACTCTCTGGGATGCTGAAGATaaatataaaaggcaaaagaAGAAATTAGCAACATTTATGAAGGATTGGCAAAAGTCCACCAAAGCTTATTTAACATTTAGTGCTAATGAACAGACTATTAGAACCCTTCCTTCTTCCAGTAACCTCACCAACCAAAAATTCAATCCGCAGGTGAAAGCAATTAACAGGTGtaaatattttgatgatgatgaaaatgattatTTCCACCGTGACAGACTTCTTAGAAGTGCTCCCAGCAATTCTTACCATTTACCAAGACATGTCTCAATGTCCCACAGATCTGGAACACCAAGAACACGGTTTCTTCTGACCGAAATTGATCATGATGCCGACAACAGTGAAAGAGAAGTTTTCCAAAGAATCCCATCTAACAGAAGACAGACAATCCCACAAGTGGCATCGCCAATTGACATTTACGAACGACCAAAATTACCCAGAAATATTAAACATCAATTTG GTAGCGCTGTCTGCAGTGAATTATTGAACAACGAAAACATGGTCAATGAAACAATGTCAAAGATTGAAAGAAAAGAGTTCCGTGAGAAGAAGGGAGGTAACTATTACCTACAAGGTCAACTGAATCATTGTTATCCATCTGCTATTCAAACACAACTACGTTACAGAGACTTGTCTAATTATCTCCGGAGGAATATCTTCTCTGGTGAAGCTATAGTTTATACTCGGAGTACAACTCAGTGTGATTATTCGGAAGACAACTACAACGTTCAGTTTGTACCTTCTAAATACAGGCGTAAAAAATATGAAGACTACTAA
- the LOC115210424 gene encoding uncharacterized protein LOC115210424 isoform X1: MKEMPVRNISALLSSQADNIVCKCVCVVCLQRYINSRTDNMNRNKHFQSDYYTLWDAEDKYKRQKKKLATFMKDWQKSTKAYLTFSANEQTIRTLPSSSNLTNQKFNPQVKAINRCKYFDDDENDYFHRDRLLRSAPSNSYHLPRHVSMSHRSGTPRTRFLLTEIDHDADNSEREVFQRIPSNRRQTIPQVASPIDIYERPKLPRNIKHQFGSAVCSELLNNENMVNETMSKIERKEFREKKGGNYYLQGQLNHCYPSAIQTQLRYRDLSNYLRRNIFSGEAIVYTRSTTQCDYSEDNYNVQFVPSKYRRKKYEDY, from the exons ATGAAAGAAATG CCAGTCAGAAATATTTCTGCTTTGTTATCATCTCAGGCTGATAatattgtatgtaaatgtgtttgtgttgtttgtctccAGCGATACATTAACAGCAGAACTGATAATATGAATAGAAACAAGCATTTTCAATCAG ATTACTACACTCTCTGGGATGCTGAAGATaaatataaaaggcaaaagaAGAAATTAGCAACATTTATGAAGGATTGGCAAAAGTCCACCAAAGCTTATTTAACATTTAGTGCTAATGAACAGACTATTAGAACCCTTCCTTCTTCCAGTAACCTCACCAACCAAAAATTCAATCCGCAGGTGAAAGCAATTAACAGGTGtaaatattttgatgatgatgaaaatgattatTTCCACCGTGACAGACTTCTTAGAAGTGCTCCCAGCAATTCTTACCATTTACCAAGACATGTCTCAATGTCCCACAGATCTGGAACACCAAGAACACGGTTTCTTCTGACCGAAATTGATCATGATGCCGACAACAGTGAAAGAGAAGTTTTCCAAAGAATCCCATCTAACAGAAGACAGACAATCCCACAAGTGGCATCGCCAATTGACATTTACGAACGACCAAAATTACCCAGAAATATTAAACATCAATTTG GTAGCGCTGTCTGCAGTGAATTATTGAACAACGAAAACATGGTCAATGAAACAATGTCAAAGATTGAAAGAAAAGAGTTCCGTGAGAAGAAGGGAGGTAACTATTACCTACAAGGTCAACTGAATCATTGTTATCCATCTGCTATTCAAACACAACTACGTTACAGAGACTTGTCTAATTATCTCCGGAGGAATATCTTCTCTGGTGAAGCTATAGTTTATACTCGGAGTACAACTCAGTGTGATTATTCGGAAGACAACTACAACGTTCAGTTTGTACCTTCTAAATACAGGCGTAAAAAATATGAAGACTACTAA